One window of Dermacentor albipictus isolate Rhodes 1998 colony unplaced genomic scaffold, USDA_Dalb.pri_finalv2 scaffold_14, whole genome shotgun sequence genomic DNA carries:
- the LOC135914735 gene encoding uncharacterized protein — protein MMPMDLRRRRRSSDNVTKVCEMRSWRGYLRDYSVCLVASFRGLRIIRSRPRVDLVKSCTASVADSCFLLSEGPPCNKSAWGANIELPKGRLAAACLRTRVVPAAYNLQPSHSLELVHWHLMDYHSVDIVELCESHMSPIQFPFRNEFQLSLKLRPAKLCYHLLDDYQPRNLIDSLPSLMTALYMLDTGSVRFSRVVVHEPSELPHSFYVMRAIVFLENRSDGSDAVALIPCCSTHHGQREFHFDETIKAVNFCYVLSRVVSRSAIIVKLIVSRYAPDRHNTPQVFGALTGSWSIGDRCELLGTFEVQNLEQNDANVRGVSRALRVSANLKTSMITCTATCQGLHLSVAPVITHIATLAKIYISGNSVPVDNLKGRAIELNATLKKLTVSQACLRSDYRLRLADALSINWTLKLPSLRMVMQPGLGNIWTQVGERDLRSNIEFNGCYDATNVLIGCLQCGPNISHVTLEPHAFMAWSKYQELNGRFYYGTANVSSPVVRMGHVIDRYVAVLPPTIFVSWHYPLDAQLASATLTSRAGTKRRVIGKSRSL, from the coding sequence GTTTGCGAGATGAGATCATGGAGAGGCTACCTACGAGACTACTCCGTGTGCCTGGTCGCCAGCTTTCGCGGCCTGCGGATAATCCGGAGCCGTCCCCGGGTGGACCTCGTGAAGTCGTGCACAGCCAGCGTGGCCGACAGCTGCTTCCTGCTTTCGGAGGGGCCCCCGTGCAACAAATCCGCGTGGGGCGCCAACATCGAGCTGCCCAAAGGACGGCTGGCCGCGGCTTGCCTGCGCACACGCGTGGTTCCTGCAGCGTACAACTTACAGCCCAGCCACTCGCTCGAGCTAGTCCATTGGCATCTGATGGATTACCACTCAGTGGACATCGTCGAGCTGTGCGAGTCGCACATGTCTCCTATTCAGTTTCCGTTCCGGAACGAGTTCCAACTGAGCCTAAAACTCAGGCCCGCCAAGCTCTGCTACCACCTGCTGGACGACTACCAGCCAAGGAATCTGATTGACTCACTCCCCTCCTTGATGACCGCGCTCTACATGCTGGACACTGGGAGCGTGCGCTTCTCGAGAGTCGTCGTTCACGAGCCAAGTGAACTGCCCCACAGTTTCTATGTCATGCGCGCGATCGTCTTCCTTGAAAACAGGAGCGACGGGTCCGACGCTGTGGCGCTGATACCTTGCTGCTCCACGCACCATGGTCAGCGCGAGTTCCACTTCGACGAGACGATAAAGGCAGTCAACTTCTGCTATGTGCTGTCCCGAGTGGTATCGCGTAGCGCGATCATCGTGAAGCTTATTGTGAGCCGCTATGCGCCGGACAGGCACAATACCCCCCAGGTTTTCGGGGCGCTCACGGGTTCTTGGTCCATCGGAGATCGGTGCGAGCTGCTCGGAACGTTCGAGGTGCAGAACTTGGAGCAGAACGACGCAAACGTCCGGGGCGTATCCAGAGCGCTGAGAGTCAGCGCGAACTTGAAGACATCGATGATCACATGCACTGCCACCTGCCAGGGCCTCCACTTGTCTGTCGCACCGGTTATTACGCACATTGCGACGCTCGCCAAAATTTACATCAGCGGCAATTCGGTGCCCGTTGACAACTTGAAAGGGAGGGCGATCGAGTTAAATGCGACGCTCAAGAAGCTAACAGTCAGCCAGGCGTGTCTTCGGAGCGATTATCGCTTGCGGCTTGCAGATGCCTTGTCGATCAACTGGACGCTAAAGCTTCCGAGCCTCCGCATGGTAATGCAGCCAGGGCTGGGAAATATCTGGACGCAAGTCGGCGAGAGAGACCTGAGAAGCAACATAGAGTTCAATGGCTGCTACGACGCGACCAACGTCCTGATCGGTTGTCTGCAGTGCGGCCCCAACATCTCTCACGTCACATTGGAACCGCACGCGTTTATGGCCTGGTCTAAATACCAGGAACTCAATGGCAGATTCTACTATGGTACTGCCAACGTCTCCAGTCCCGTGGTTCGGATGGGCCATGTAATCGACCGTTACGTAGCCGTGCTACCACCCACCATATTTGTCAGCTGGCACTATCCTCTCGACGCACAGCTGGCCTCCGCCACGCTGACTTCTCGGGCCGGGACGAAGCGCAGAGTTATCGGCAAGAGCCGCAGCCTCTGA